In Amyelois transitella isolate CPQ chromosome 5, ilAmyTran1.1, whole genome shotgun sequence, one DNA window encodes the following:
- the LOC106131787 gene encoding CAD protein isoform X1, with protein sequence MSGEELKSEIGPPCSLVLADGSVFLGRSFGAQVPSEGEVVFQTGMVGYPESLTDPSYHAQLLVLTYPLVGNYGVPDEEDHDEHGIPKWFESNRIWASGLIVGEVSTSACHWRAKRSLGSWLASRGVPGLCDIDTRALTYRLREGVTLGRIIQGEPPFGPLPPLSDPNIRNLVAEVSTKETRIYNLKGDVTIVAVDCGLKYNQIRCLIKRNAKVVLVPWDHKIEPNTYDGLFISNGPGDPIVCKKVVDNLKEVIANKNNVKPVFGICLGHQLLSTAAGCKTFKTKYGNRGHNLPCTHNGTGRCFMTSQNHGFAVDVDSIPSDWKVLFTNENDKTNEGIIHKKLPFFSVQFHPEHTAGPTDLECLFDVFVDSVKSFKNNKPVVIDELINTILHFTPSLQERPKKVLILGSGGLSIGQAGEFDYSGSQGVKALQEEKIQTVLINPNIATVQTSKGLADKVYFLPITPDYVEQVIKAERPTGVLLTFGGQTALNCGVELEKSKVFQKYNVSVLGTPIKSIVETEDRKMFAEKINEIGEKVAPSAAVTSIDEAISAAKQIGYPVMARSAFSLGGLGSGFANNEDELRALAHQALSYSDQLIIDKSLKGWKEVEYEVVRDAYDNCITVCNMENVDPLGIHTGESIVVAPSQTLSNREYYMLRNTAIKVIRHFGIIGECNIQYALNPNSEEFYIIEVNARLSRSSALASKATGYPLAYVAAKLALGIPLPIIKNSVTGVTTACFEPSLDYCVVKIPRWDLAKFNRVSTKIGSSMKSVGEVMSIGRSFEEAFQKALRMVDENVNGFDPNIKKVNEDELREPTDKRMFVLAAALKNGYSLEKLYTLTKIDRWFLAKFKNIIEYYKTLQAVDSSTITSEILKKAKKIGFSDKQIAAAIKSTEVAVRKLREEFNITPYVKQIDTVAAEWPASTNYLYLTYNGSTHDLEFPGEYTMVLGSGVYRIGSSVEFDWCAVGCLREVRNQGKKTIMVNYNPETVSTDYDMSDRLYFEEISFEVVMDIYNIEKPNGIILSMGGQLPNNIAMDLHRQQATILGTSPDMIDNAENRFKFSRMLDRKGILQPRWKELTDLESATQFCEEVGFPCLVRPSYVLSGAAMNVAHSNQELETYLKSASLVSKDHPVVISKFIMDAKEIDVDVVAADGIIYCMAVSEHVENAGVHSGDATLVTPPQDINEQTLEKIKEISGIIAETLDVTGPFNMQLIAKDNELKVIECNVRVSRSFPFVSKTLDHDFVAMATKLILGIPVEPIDVMSGCGKVGVKVPQFSFSRLSGADVTLGVEMASTGEVACFGENRYEAYLKSLMSTGFKIPEKAILLSVGTFKHKIELLPSVRTLQRMGYKLYASMGTGDFYTEHGIEIESVQWTFDHIGDPEDARSDGELMHLADFMARRQLDLVINLPMRGGARRVSSFSTHGYRTRRLAVDYAVPLVTDVKCAKLLVKAMQQCGGVPHMKTHTDCMTSRNILKLPGFIDVHVHVREPGATYKEDFNSCTAAALAGGITMICAMPNTYPPVIDRSAFDYVSALARVSARCDYALYVGASSTNFETINEIAPQALSLKMYLNQTFSTLTLDDMTIWQQHLQNWPKKIPVCAHAEREKTGAVILMASLLDRPIHICHLARKEEILIVKAAKERGLKVTCEVCPHHLFLSTADIDRIGKGRAEVRPVLCSPEDQAALWKNLDVIDIFATDHAPHALEEKNSESPPPGFPGLETILPLLLNAVHEGRLTMEDLINKFHKNPRKIFNLPEQPNTYVEVDMDYEWTIPDAMEFTKSKWTPFSGMQVCGAIHRVTLRGEIAYVEGQVLVPPGFGQNVRDWPVPKKQIFPSYSVEKMEKESSRPNSALDFNYSGEISRLNEFDVDQVETKPEAQNKLNVHFNEMAALRSTSPLPSQNLIRQRCDSTSNYNPAQTTVTHRQRSDLYGKSILSVDSFNKETLNDIFNLAQFMKTNVSKSRLVDDILRGKVMASVFYEVSTRTSCSFAAAMQRLGGSVIHTDATSSSAKKGETLEDSVAVMASYSDVVVLRHPEPGAVAKAARHCRKPIINAGDGIGEHPTQALLDIFTIREEIGTVNGLTITMVGDLKNGRTVHSLARLLTLYQVQLQYVSPPGLGMPKHIMQYIADKGVPQRVYERLEDVLADTHVLYMTRIQRERFESQEEYEKTRGLLVVTPQLMTRARRRMVVMHPLPRVDEISSEFDSDPRAAYFRQAEYGMYVRMALLAMVAGVNPLI encoded by the exons TATTTCAAACGGGCATGGTGGGGTATCCGGAATCATTGACAGATCCATCATATCATGCACAGCTATTGGTTTTAACATACCCTCTTGTTGGAAACTATGGGGTACCTGACGAAGAAGATCACGATGAACATGGAATTCCCAA atGGTTCGAGTCAAATCGTATTTGGGCATCAGGTTTGATAGTAGGGGAAGTCAGCACAAGTGCGTGTCATTGGCGCGCAAAACGTTCTCTTGGATCTTGGCTGGCGTCCCGAGGAGTCCCTGGCCTGTGCGATATAGATACAAGGGCATTGACTTATCGCTTAAGAGAAGGTGTTACACTAGGTCGCATAATACAAGGCGAGCCACCATTTGGACCGCTTCCCCCTCTCTCTGACCCTAATATAAGAAATTTAGTTGCTGAAGTATCGACAAAG GAAACAAGGATTTACAATCTTAAAGGAGACGTTACTATTGTAGCTGTAGACTgtggtttaaaatataatcaaatcaGGTGCTTAATAAAAAGGAATGCAAAAGTAGTTTTAGTACCATGGGATCATAAAATAGAGCCAAATACTTACGATGGCTTATTCATAAGTAATGGTCCTGGTGACCCCATTGTTTGCAAAAAAGTTGTTGATAATCTTAAAGAAGTTattgcaaacaaaaataatgtgaaaCCTGTATTTGGAATTTGTCTTGGGCACCAACTGTTATCAACAGCTGCGGGCTGcaaaacttttaaaactaa ATATGGTAATCGTGGACATAATTTACCATGTACCCACAACGGAACAGGAAGGTGTTTTATGACCTCCCAAAACCATGGATTTGCAGTTGACGTAGATTCGATACCCTCAGATTGGAAAGTATTGTTTACaaatgaaaatgataaaacaaatgagggaatcatacataaaaaactcCCGTTTTTCAGCGTTCAATTTCATCCAGAACACACCGCTGGCCCTACTGATTTAGAATGTTTGTTCGATGTATTTGTAGATAGCGTAAAAtccttcaaaaataataagccaGTAGTCATTGATGAATTGATCAACACTATTCTACACTTTACACCTTCTTTACAAGAACGCcctaaaaaagttttaatccTAGGTTCTGGTGGTTTATCTATAGGTCAGGCAGGTGAATTTGATTACTCAGGATCTCAAGGTGTAAAAGCTTTAcaagaagaaaaaattcaAACTGTATTAATAAATCCTAATATTGCTACCGTTCAAACTTCGAAAGGTCTTGCAGACAAAGTATACTTCTTGCCTATTACCCCTGATTATGTAGAACAAGTAATTAAAGCTGAACGACCTACAGGAGTACTTTTAACATTTGGTGGTCAAACTGCCTTAAATTGTGGAGTAGAATTAGAAAAGTCGAAAGTATTTCAAAAGTACAACGTATCTGTTTTGGGGACACCAATAAAGTCCATAGTAGAGACAGAAGACAGAAAAATGTTTGCAGAAAAGATTAACGAAATAGGAGAAAAAGTTGCACCAAGTGCAGCTGTGACTTCAATAGACGAGGCTATTTCTGCTGCCAAACAAATAGGTTATCCAGTAATGGCACGATCAGCATTCTCTTTAGGAGGTTTGGGTTCAGGATTTGCAAACAATGAAGACGAACTTAGAGCACTCGCACATCAAGCTCTCTCTTATTCCGATCAACTGATAATTGACAAATCATTAAAAGGTTGGAAAGAAGTGGAGTACGAAGTTGTTCGGGATGCGTATGACAATTGCATCACAGTGTGTAATATGGAAAATGTTGATCCGCTTGGTATACATACGGGAGAATCTATAGTTGTTGCTCCAAGTCAAACACTCTCCAATAGAGAATATTATATGTTACGAAATACGGCCATAAAAGTCATAAGACATTTTGGTATAATTGGAGAATGCAATATTCAGTATGCACTTAATCCAAATTCagaagaattttatattattgaagtTAATGCTAGACTTTCAAGGAGCTCGGCACTAGCTAGCAAAGCTACTGGTTATCCTCTGGCCTATGTAGCAGCTAAACTGGCATTAGGCATTCCGTtacctattattaaaaattctgtTACTGGTGTGACTACAGCTTGTTTTGAACCAAGTTTGGATTATTGTGTGGTCAAAATTCCTAGATGGGATTTAGCTAAATTTAATAGAGTTAGTACGAAAATTGGAAGTTCTATGAAGAGTGTTGGAGAAGTGATGTCGATTGGTAGAAGTTTCGAGGAAGCTTTTCAAAAAGCTTTAAGAATGGTTGATGAAAATGTAAATGGTTTTGACCCTAATATTAAGAAAGTCAACGAGGATGAACTTCGTGAACCTACGGACAAACGAATGTTTGTATTAGCAGCGGCCCTTAAGAATGGTTATAGTTtagaaaaattatacacaCTAACAAAAATTGACCGATGGTTCcttgcaaaatttaaaaatataattgaatattaCAAAACACTTCAGGCTGTCGATAGCAGTACGATTACctcagaaatattaaaaaaagcaaagaaGATAGGATTTTCAGATAAGCAGATAGCTGCTGCTATAAAAAGCACAGAAGTAGCTGTAAGGAAATTACGCGAAGAATTTAACATTACCCCATATGTTAAACAAATTGATACTGTTGCTGCTGAATGGCCAGCttcaacaaattatttatatttgacatACAATGGAAGCACCCATGATTTGGAGTTTCCTGGTGAATATACAATGGTTTTGGGATCAGGCGTATATAGAATTGGTAGTTCTGTAGAATTCGATTGGTGTGCCGTTGGTTGTTTAAGAGAAGTTAGAAATCAAGGCAAGAAAACAATAATGGTAAATTATAATCCTGAAACTGTAAGTACTGATTACGACATGAGTGACAGATTATACTTTGAAGAAATATCCTTCGAGGTGGTTAtggatatttataatatagaaaaacCAAATGGAATAATTTTGTCGATGGGTGGACAGTTGCCAAATAATATTGCCATGGATCTACATCGCCAACAAGCTACCATATTGGGCACTTCCCCCGACATGATAGACAACGCAGAAAACAGATTTAAATTTTCGCGAATGTTAGACCGGAAAGGTATTCTTCAACCCAGGTGGAAAGAACTAACTGATCTGGAATCTGCTACACAGTTTTGCGAAGAGGTAGGATTTCCTTGTTTGGTAAGGCCTTCATATGTTCTTAGTGGTGCAGCAATGAATGTAGCACATTCAAATCAGGAATTGGAAACCTATCTTAAATCAGCAAGTTTAGTTAGCAAAGATCATCCTGTAGTGATATCTAAATTCATAATGGATGCAAAGGAAATAGATGTAGATGTTGTGGCCGCCGATGGTATCATATATTGCATGGCTGTTTCTGAGCACGTCGAAAATGCTGGCGTACACTCTGGAGATGCAACTTTAGTCACCCCACCACAAGACATTAATGAACAAAcattagaaaaaattaaagaaatatcagGTATTATAGCGGAAACACTCGATGTGACAGGACCATTTAATATGCAACTAATAGCAAAAGATAACGAATTAAAAGTGATAGAATGTAACGTCCGAGTTTCCAGATCTTTTCCATTTGTTTCCAAGACATTAGATCATGATTTTGTAGCTATGGCTACTAAACTAATACTAGGCATACCCGTAGAACCAATAGATGTTATGTCTGGCTGTGGAAAAGTTGGTGTAAAGGTTCCACAATTCTCATTCTCCAGACTCTCAGGTGCAGATGTCACCCTCGGAGTAGAAATGGCATCAACTGGCGAAGTAGCATGCTTTGGTGAAAACCGTTATGAAGCTTATTTAAAGTCATTAATGAGTACAGGTTTCAAAATACCAGAGAAAGCTATTTTGTTATCAGTTGGAACGTTCAAG CACAAAATTGAACTTCTGCCTAGCGTGAGAACGCTACAACGAATGGGATATAAATTATATGCTAGTATGGGTACCGGCGATTTCTACACGGAACACGGAATCGAG atTGAAAGTGTTCAGTGGACATTTGATCACATCGGAGATCCAGAAGATGCCAGGTCCGATGGTGAGCTGATGCACTTGGCTGATTTCATGGCAAGACGTCAACTGGACTTGGTGATAAATTTACCTATGCGAGGAGGCGCTCGCCGTGTTTCATCGTTTAGTACCCACGGCTACCGTACACGGCGCTTGGCTGTGGATTATGCGGTCCCCTTAGTCACCGATGTAAAATGTGCTAAACTACTCGTGAAG gCTATGCAGCAATGTGGCGGAGTCCCTCATATGAAAACACATACAGATTGTATGACTTCCCGTAATATATTAAAGTTACCTGGTTTCATTGACGTACACGTTCATGTTCGTGAGCCTGGTGCGACTTATAAAGAAGATTTCAATTCCTGCACAGCCGCTGCTCTCGCTGGTGGTATCACTATGATTTGTGCTATGCCAAATACTTATCCCCCAGTGATTGATCGCAGTGCTTTTGATTACGTTTCTGCACTTGCTCGTGTAAGTGCACGTTGCGATTACGCCTTATATGTTGGAGCTTCGTCAACTAATTTTGaaacaataaatgaaattgCACCACAAGCCTTATCATTGAAAATGTATCTCAATCAGACATTTTCTACTTTAACTCTTGATGATATGACTATATGGCAGCAACATTTACAAAACTGGCCTAAGAAAATACCAGTGTGTGCACATGCAGAAAGAGAGAAGACCGGCGCAGTCATTTTAATGGCATCCTTATTAGATCGACCTATACATATCTGTCATTTAGcaagaaaagaagaaattttaattgtaaaggCTGCCAAAGAAAGAGGACTCAAAGTAACGTGTGAAGTATGCCCTcatcatttgtttttaagtacAGCTGATATTGATCGCATTGGAAAAGGACGTGCCGAGGTACGACCTGTTTTATGTAGCCCTGAAGACCAAGCAGCGTTATGGAAAAATTTGGacgttattgatatttttgcaACAGATCACGCACCTCATGCGCTAGAGGAAAAGAATTCAGAATCGCCACCACCAGGGTTTCCTGGCTTGGAAACTATTTtaccattattattaaatgcaGTACATGAAGGTCGATTAACTATGGAAgatcttattaataaatttcataaaaatcctCGCAAAATATTTAACCTGCCAGAACAACCAAACACTTATGTTGAAGTAGACATGGATTATGAATGGACTATTCCAGATGCCATGGAATTCACAAAATCGAAATGGACACCTTTTTCAGGAATGCAAGTATGTGGTGCTATCCATCGAGTAACTTTGCGAGGAGAAATCGCTTACGTTGAAGGTCAAGTTCTTGTTCCTCCTGGTTTCGGACAAAATGTAAGAGATTGGCCTGTgcctaaaaaacaaatattcccATCATATTCCGTTGAAAAAATGGAAAAGGAGTCAAGTCGTCCAAATTCCGCTCTTGATTTTAACTATTCCGGGGAGATAAGTCGATTAAATGAGTTTGATGTAGATCAAGTCGAGACAAAACCAGAAGcccaaaataagttaaatgttCATTTCAATGAAATGGCTGCGTTAAGAAGTACGTCTCCGTTACCATCACAAAACTTAATTCGTCAAAGGTGTGATAGTACTTCAAATTACAATCCTGCTCAAACCACTGTCACTCATCGCCAACGCAGTGATTTATACGGGAAAAGTATTCTATCAGTGGACTCTTTCAACAAAGAAACTTTGAATGATATATTTAATCTAGCACAATTCATGAAAACTAATGTATCTAAAAGTCGTTTAGTAGATGATATTTTACGAGGAAAAGTCATGGCTTCAGTATTCTATGAAGTAAGCACCCGAACAAGCTGTAGTTTTGCAGCTGCTATGCAGAGACTAGGTGGATCAGTAATTCATACTGATGCTACAAGTTCGTCCGCCAAGAAAGGTGAAACACTAGAGGATAGTGTAGCAGTAATGGCTAGCTACTCGGATGTAGTTGTCTTACGTCACCCAGAACCTGGTGCAGTAGCG AAAGCTGCTCGACACTGTCGAAAACCGATTATAAATGCCGGAGATGGTATCGGTGAACATCCTACGCAAGCGTTACTcgatatatttacaataagaGAAGAAATTGGTACCGTCAATGGTCTTACCATAACAATGGTTGGAGATTTAAAGAATGGACGCACTGTTCACTCTCTAGCCCGACTTTTGACATTATATCAAGTTCAACTACAATACGTTAGTCCCCCGGGCCTAGGCATGCCCAAACACATCATGCAATACATAGCAGATAAAGGAGTACCACAACGAGTTTACGAACGCTTAGAAGATGTATTGGCAGACACTCACGTCCTATATATGACCAGGATTCAACGAGAACGATTTGAAAGTCAAGAAGAATATGAAAAA actcGCGGTTTACTAGTTGTGACACCTCAACTGATGACCCGCGCACGCCGCCGCATGGTGGTTATGCACCCGCTCCCTCGGGTCGACGAAATTTCATCAGAGTTTGATTCCGATCCTAGAGCCGCCTACTTTAGACAAGCTGAGTACGGGATGTATGTCCGGATGGCACTTCTTGCCATGGTGGCTGGAGTTAACCCGCTTATATGA
- the LOC106131872 gene encoding uncharacterized protein LOC106131872 → MGNVKSKKSQKEMDKFFERERHKELKREEKKRIKANPLNKRIGKVEGPVKPAALSSPGTAAAVAATPALRSYDDEALDLMRYQLHYDSDAFLLNNILLSIQFFNNYESEMDHIKYNTIGDREHAINDAMVQHHKHVFFADRLQELVYEHVRYERTRDKIEPLVAPKLFIIYDNVEASEPGDTSDYSAVLDAPFYKLCIKDTKEPGYVKLQKLEILKSTLMQESGNVNVRKNESDDSVYTDSEKESIESDDITESTKGYELLEKIKKRLDDSHFKDSFTNDNISKDIFVNTDSEIIGRRGSGPVKQMSWQVQKSNIAHLNDFRNTNHELLENAGNREQNLHSEEQKEVFNENDKPRKSILKNYTRRLSGPTKEMKNKNFAVDIISEDTETSGYRSNSGSRQTELSESESDYGYTTITQSTTPKKVELSIRSTFLNSGVLPEESWKSIDVRIDWDEDDENESQSKIIQTQNLYETQYYLSSLEFMRNFVDIFITNLGSSLELTQDAIKSALTQGASIYCNALKNGRSIGCEIYPAIVAAWPNSANQFIIRERKIIQNPRTNFSYQWPTKQMVHKTIELGCFLIPVGFRPKRGQNPDQELQWRVIFPAAERYLEKCLAHSHVRCYLFALTLHKTFMENETLKIGIDASHFKNHLFWQCEDNFAKWPEDRLGETLRTFLQTFYVHFGQSRLPNYFMNSCNEFKSIPKPLLLKLQRKLADILEAPVTHILYALNKLKYHKRDFYPKFNILRLYEILTCKNPLRIVNPSLPIPTQHYDDSSDSENENSFDFWDKAKAFDKNYRWKKEMLRRKEAKRKGVNINKQKAAVPREKEMNPSVKLPAKMDVERRRLVLELFIPHFIAMARSSEKFEAIGQAIIYLEQAQRLCMLLMEEAVGDITANEYLDVIRDKLADCQRKLAKQGGYKLPPRTESNSERPVRRIVRKSRPRFDSIVSNSPIDNPGISPFTFADIHLDEPKKNGSVKLNEKADEEEESKL, encoded by the exons ATGGGCAACGTGAAGTCTAAGAAGTctcaaaaagagatggataAATTTTTCGAGAGGGAAAGGCACAAAGAACTGAAAAGAGAAGAGAAAAAACGGATAAAAGCGAATCCATTGAATAAGAGAATCGGAAAGGTGGAAGGCCCGGTAAAGCCGGCGGCACTGTCCTCCCCGGGCACGGCTGCCGCGGTTGCAGCCACGCCCGCGTTGCGCTCCTACGACGATGAGGCGCTGGATCTCATGCGGTATCAGCTACATTACGACTCTGatgcatttttattgaataatattcTTCTTTCGATACAATTCTTTAACAATTATGAAAG tgaAATGGATCATatcaaatacaatacaattggAGATCGCGAGCACGCCATCAACGACGCCATGGTTCAGCATCACAAACATGTGTTTTTCGCTGACCGTCTGCAAGAATTAGTGTATGAACATGTACGTTACGAACGCACTCGAGATAAAATTGAACCTCTAGTGGCACCCAAACTCTTTATTATCTATGATAATGTCGAAGCGAGTGAGCCAGGAGATACATCTGACTACAGTGCTGTTTTAGATGCACCgttttacaaattatgtatCAAAGATACTAAAGAACCAG GATATGTGAAATTGCAAAAattggaaattttaaaaagcacTCTTATGCAAGAGTCAGGAAACGTTAATGTCCGTAAAAATGAATCAGATGATAGTGTATATACTGATTCAGAAAAAGAATCTATTGAATCAGATGATATCACAGAATCAACAAAAGGTTATGAGTTATTGGAGAAAATTAAGAAGAGATTGGACGATTCCCACTTCAAAGATAGTTTTACAAACGACAATATCTCcaaagatatttttgttaacacAGATTCGGAAATAATAGGAAGAAGAGGAAGTGGGCCTGTAAAACAAATGAGTTGGCAAGTGCAAAAGAGTAATATTGCACACCTTAATGACTTTAGGAATACAAATCATGAATTACTAGAGAATGCTGGCAATAGAGAACAAAATTTGCATTCAGAAGAACAGAAAGAAGTATTTAACGAAAATGATAAACCAAGAAAatctattttgaaaaattatacaagAAGATTAAGTGGTCCAACAAAGgagatgaaaaacaaaaattttgctGTTGACATTATATCAGAGGATACTGAAACATCAGGTTATAGATCCAATTCAGGTAGTCGCCAAACAGAATTAAGTGAATCAGAATCCGACTATGGCTACACAACTATAACACAATCTACAACACCAAAGAAAGTAGAACTAAGCATTCGgtctacatttttaaattcaggGGTTCTCCCTGAGGAATCTTGGAAATCAATAGACGTACGTATTGACTGGGATGAAGACGATGAAAATGAATCTCagtcaaaaattattcaaacacAGAACTTATATGaaacacaatattatttaagttccTTAGAATTCATGAGAAATTTTGTAGACATTTTCATAACAAACTTGGGTTCCAGTCTAGAATTAACTCAGGATGCAATCAAGAGCGCGCTAACACAAGGGGCTAGCATTTATTGTAATGCTTTGAAAAATGGACGTAGTATTGGATGTGAAATATATCCAGCAATTGTGGCAGCTTGGCCAAATTCTGCTAATCAATTCATTATTAgggaaagaaaaattattcaaaatccTAGAACGAATTTCAGCTATCAGTGGCCTACTAAGCAAATGGTTCATAAAACTATAGAGTTAGGTTGCTTCCTTATCCCAGTTGGTTTCAGGCCGAAGCGTGGTCAAAATCCTGATCAAGAATTACAATGGCGGGTAATTTTTCCTGCCGCGGAACGTTATTTAGAAAAGTGTTTGGCACATTCTCATGTTCGTTGTTATTTGTTTGCATTAACTTTGCATAAGACATTCATGGAAAATGAGACTTTAAAAATTGGGATCGATGCGAGTCATTTTAAAAACCACTTATTTTGGCAGTGTGAAGACAACTTCGCCAAATGGCCAGAAGATAGATTAGGAGAGACTTTGAGAACATTTCTACAAACATTTTACGTTCATTTTGGTCAGAGCAGACTACCAAACTATTTTATGAACAGTTGCAATGAATTTAAAAGTATCCCAAAACCGCTTTTGCTCAAGCTTCAAAGAAAATTAGCAGATATTTTAGAAGCACCAGTGACCCACATTCTTTATGCTCTCAATAAGCTAAAATACCATAAACGTGATTTTTATCCGAAGTTCAATATTTTGAGActatatgaaattttaacatGTAAAAACCCTCTACGAATCGTTAATCCGAGTTTACCAATACCAACACAACATTATGATGATTCATCAGAtagtgaaaatgaaaattcatTCGATTTCTGGGATAAAGCAAAAGCCTTCGATAAAAATTACCGTTGGAAGAAAGAAATGCTTCGTAGAAAAGAAGCTAAGAGAAAGGGAgtaaatattaacaaacaGAAGGCAGCAGTTCCTCGAGAGAAAGAAATGAATCCTAGT GTAAAGCTACCGGCAAAAATGGACGTAGAGCGTCGACGTTTGGTTTTAGAGCTTTTCATTCCTCATTTTATAGCGATGGCACGTTCAAGTGAAAAATTCGAAGCTATTGGACAAGCTATTATATATCTTGAGCAAGCTCAACGGCTCTGTATGCTGTTGATGGAGGAGGCAGTCGGTGACATCACAGCTAATGAGTATTTGGATGTAATACGGGATAAATTAGCAGATTGCCAACGAAAGCTAGCGAAGCAAGGTGGCTATAAATTGCCACCAAGAACCGAAAGTAACTCGGAGCGCCCTGTGCGTAGAATAGTCCGCAAAAGTAGACCTCGCTTTGATAGTATAGTAAGTAACTCTCCCATCGATAATCCAGGAATATCACCGTTTACTTTCGCTGATATACATCTTGATGAGCCAAAGAAAAACGGGTCGGTAAAGTTGAATGAAAAAGctgacgaagaagaagaatcgaaattataa